The Candidatus Bathyarchaeia archaeon genome contains a region encoding:
- the nrdR gene encoding transcriptional regulator NrdR, producing the protein MKCPYCGSENIKTLETRDSADNTIRRRKECSDCGRRFTTYEYIETIELMVRKRDGRIERFDLNKIIRGLQKACEKRPVTMEQIRSLAEKVRQELMQLGKEEVSSQEIGDLVMKHLKSLDRVAYVRFASVYRRFEEPEDFRRVLQEVNKT; encoded by the coding sequence ATGAAATGTCCATATTGCGGCTCAGAGAACATCAAAACCCTGGAAACCCGCGATTCGGCAGACAACACCATAAGAAGGCGTAAAGAATGCAGCGACTGTGGAAGACGTTTCACCACATACGAGTATATAGAAACCATCGAGTTGATGGTGCGAAAACGCGACGGCAGAATAGAACGCTTCGACCTAAACAAAATCATAAGGGGCCTGCAGAAGGCATGCGAAAAAAGACCCGTAACCATGGAGCAAATCCGCTCCCTGGCGGAGAAGGTTAGGCAAGAATTAATGCAACTAGGCAAGGAGGAAGTGTCTTCACAAGAAATCGGCGACCTGGTCATGAAACACTTAAAAAGCCTAGACCGCGTAGCCTATGTGCGCTTCGCCTCAGTATACCGCAGATTTGAAGAACCGGAAGACTTCCGTCGCGTGCTCCAAGAGGTGAATAAAACTTGA
- a CDS encoding ribonucleoside triphosphate reductase, with the protein MKFVRKRDGRLEPFDQERITNAIWKAAKAVGGKDRELAKKLSDQVVAELKKRFGEDGVPTVEEIQDVVEKVLIENGHARTAKAYILYRKQHQDIRELAALLSQADLVDQYLEMEDWRVKENSNMSYSLQGLNNYLSSTVIAKYWISRIYPPNIAEAHFSGDMHIHDLGVLGPYCVGWDIKDLLLTGFGGVPGKIESTPAKHFRTALGQVVNFFYTLQGEAAGAQAFSNFDTYLAPFIRYDSLSQKEVEQALQEFFFNMNVPTRVGFQTPFTNVTLDLKVPDFMKDEPVIIGGRVMDATYGEMEKEMEMFNIAFAKVLSEGDAKGRVFTFPIPTYCITKDFDWDSPVSQKIFEVAAKYGAPYFSNFVNSDMKPEDVRSMCCRLRIDNRELRKRGGGFFGANPLTGSIGVVTINLPRIGYLAKDEDEFFERLENLMELAKDSLEIKRKVLEQFTEKGLYPYSKRYLRGVKEAFGKYWKNHFSTIGLVGMNEAVQNLFGYSIATPEGLEFAVKVLNFMRKKLADFQEETGNIYNLEATPAEGASYRLARIDKRKYPDIIVANEKYLAKGAEPFYTNSTQLPVDWDGDLFEALEHQDKLQPLYTGGTVFHIYLGERLYSWKSAAELVRKVTWNFRIPYFTLTPTFSVCPTHGYLSGEHKQCPKCGARCEVYSRVVGYLRPVDQWNDGKQAEFAIRRTFEKAVITPQAVAAR; encoded by the coding sequence TTGAAATTTGTTAGAAAGCGGGATGGAAGATTAGAACCATTTGATCAGGAGCGTATAACAAACGCCATTTGGAAGGCCGCCAAGGCTGTTGGCGGGAAAGACCGTGAACTAGCCAAAAAACTAAGCGATCAAGTGGTCGCCGAGCTGAAGAAGCGGTTCGGCGAGGACGGAGTCCCTACAGTTGAGGAAATCCAAGATGTTGTAGAAAAAGTTCTTATAGAGAATGGTCATGCACGCACCGCTAAGGCTTACATTCTCTACCGCAAACAGCATCAGGACATACGGGAGTTGGCAGCCCTCCTAAGCCAAGCAGACCTTGTAGACCAGTATTTGGAGATGGAGGACTGGCGGGTTAAAGAAAACTCCAACATGAGCTACTCGCTTCAAGGCTTAAACAATTATCTATCATCCACAGTTATCGCCAAGTACTGGATAAGCCGCATTTACCCACCTAACATAGCAGAAGCCCACTTTTCAGGAGATATGCACATCCACGACTTAGGCGTGCTTGGACCCTACTGCGTGGGCTGGGACATAAAAGACCTGCTATTAACAGGCTTTGGAGGCGTTCCAGGCAAAATTGAAAGCACACCGGCCAAGCACTTCAGAACAGCCCTAGGCCAAGTAGTAAACTTCTTCTACACATTGCAGGGTGAGGCAGCCGGTGCTCAAGCCTTCTCAAACTTTGACACTTACCTTGCGCCTTTCATAAGGTATGACAGCTTAAGCCAAAAAGAGGTAGAGCAGGCCCTTCAAGAGTTCTTTTTCAATATGAACGTGCCAACCCGTGTTGGCTTCCAAACACCATTCACAAATGTAACCCTAGACTTGAAGGTGCCGGACTTCATGAAGGATGAACCCGTCATAATTGGCGGGAGAGTCATGGATGCCACTTATGGCGAGATGGAAAAGGAAATGGAGATGTTCAACATTGCCTTTGCAAAGGTTCTAAGCGAAGGCGACGCTAAAGGAAGAGTTTTCACGTTTCCAATTCCAACATACTGCATAACAAAGGACTTCGACTGGGACTCGCCAGTTTCCCAGAAAATCTTCGAGGTAGCCGCCAAGTATGGAGCCCCCTATTTCTCAAATTTTGTGAACAGTGACATGAAACCTGAAGACGTCAGAAGCATGTGCTGTCGCCTAAGAATAGACAACCGGGAACTCCGCAAACGCGGCGGGGGCTTCTTCGGAGCCAACCCATTGACGGGCAGCATAGGCGTCGTAACTATAAACCTTCCAAGAATCGGCTATCTAGCCAAAGATGAAGACGAATTCTTCGAGCGCCTCGAAAACCTTATGGAACTAGCCAAAGACAGCCTAGAAATAAAACGTAAGGTCCTAGAACAGTTCACGGAGAAGGGCCTATACCCATACTCGAAGCGGTATCTCCGCGGCGTAAAAGAGGCATTTGGAAAGTACTGGAAAAACCACTTCTCAACCATAGGCCTGGTTGGCATGAACGAGGCTGTCCAAAACCTCTTTGGCTATAGCATAGCAACGCCGGAGGGCCTCGAATTTGCAGTGAAAGTGCTGAACTTTATGCGGAAGAAACTCGCCGACTTTCAGGAGGAAACGGGCAACATTTACAATCTAGAGGCCACGCCTGCCGAGGGTGCAAGCTACCGTCTAGCCCGCATAGATAAACGCAAATATCCAGACATAATCGTGGCTAACGAGAAGTACCTGGCTAAGGGCGCTGAACCCTTTTACACGAACTCAACACAGTTGCCCGTGGACTGGGACGGCGACCTCTTCGAGGCTTTGGAACACCAGGACAAGCTTCAACCCCTCTACACGGGTGGAACAGTATTCCACATTTATCTCGGAGAACGCTTATACTCGTGGAAGTCGGCAGCGGAGCTCGTCCGCAAGGTAACCTGGAACTTCCGCATACCATACTTCACGTTGACTCCAACATTCAGCGTCTGTCCAACCCACGGCTACTTAAGCGGTGAACACAAGCAGTGCCCCAAATGCGGAGCCCGCTGCGAGGTTTATTCGCGGGTTGTGGGTTATCTCCGCCCAGTAGACCAGTGGAACGATGGGAAACAAGCCGAATTCGCAATACGCAGAACCTTTGAAAAAGCCGTCATCACCCCTCAGGCAGTGGCAGCTCGGTGA
- a CDS encoding anaerobic ribonucleoside-triphosphate reductase activating protein, producing the protein MKFSGLQKTSLIDYPDRVAAVLFTPGCNLRCPYCYNWRIVVNPQPPFLNEEAALQILEERKRYVDAVVITGGEPTIHKELPRFLKRLKERGFAVKLDTNGLNPRVLEECLPYVDYVALDFKTTPEKYHILGAKETDALLKTIELLKSGKVEYEFRTTIVPKIVEEADITLMGEIAKGAKNYALQQFIPGDTLSEEYKNIQPYPPDILGKYAEILKKYVCTVVTRF; encoded by the coding sequence ATGAAGTTCAGCGGCTTGCAAAAAACAAGCCTAATAGATTATCCAGATCGAGTGGCAGCGGTTCTCTTTACGCCTGGCTGCAATTTGCGCTGTCCTTACTGCTACAACTGGCGCATAGTAGTCAATCCACAGCCGCCCTTCCTCAACGAAGAAGCGGCCCTCCAAATACTGGAGGAACGCAAGAGATACGTGGATGCTGTCGTCATAACAGGCGGCGAGCCAACCATCCACAAGGAGCTGCCCCGCTTCCTAAAGAGGCTTAAGGAACGCGGCTTCGCCGTCAAGCTGGACACAAACGGCTTAAATCCAAGAGTGCTGGAAGAGTGCCTCCCATATGTGGATTACGTGGCTTTAGACTTCAAAACCACGCCGGAAAAATACCATATTCTAGGAGCAAAGGAAACAGACGCGCTTCTAAAAACCATTGAACTATTGAAGAGCGGAAAAGTGGAGTATGAATTCAGGACTACCATTGTGCCAAAGATCGTTGAGGAAGCGGACATAACCCTCATGGGCGAAATAGCAAAAGGAGCCAAAAACTACGCCCTCCAACAGTTCATACCAGGCGACACGCTAAGCGAAGAATACAAAAACATACAACCCTACCCACCAGACATACTTGGGAAATATGCAGAGATCTTGAAAAAATACGTATGCACAGTTGTAACACGCTTTTAA
- a CDS encoding TldD/PmbA family protein — protein sequence MDVGRLREIAQKTVDYALKQNVSQAQAVAFMADNALTRFANSQIHQNVAQKIGGVAIKVVLEDKRISTIQANTLEEEGIREAVEHAVKVARASSPNKDFKSLPEPEAWKPVRGAFDKQTAECTPDFRAEMVGEAIETAHSKSSKVAAVAGYLCTGALGYAVVNSLGVSAWAQLSVAYMKTTVMARDGESEGFGAAQQYSRKVKELNPAALAEDAADKAVRSLHPVKIEPGEYEVVLSPLAVAVILEYMGYVGFSARSYQDGQSFVKFFANQQVFDGKLSVVDNARNPKTLYAVPVDGEGVPKKPLGLIVNGVVSEKSVCHNSFTAGKEGKKSTGHALPPLGDFYGEMPLPYNMIMKPGDAALEEAIADTKHGIFVNTFHYVNPVEPTKLVLTGLTRDGTFLIENGEITKPIVNMRFTDSMLSALKEIPMIGKELLTLETATVPMVKLKKLRFVGISAY from the coding sequence GATACACCAGAATGTCGCCCAGAAAATTGGCGGAGTTGCAATTAAGGTTGTCTTGGAGGACAAGCGGATAAGCACCATTCAAGCGAACACCCTTGAAGAGGAGGGCATAAGGGAGGCTGTGGAGCATGCCGTTAAAGTGGCAAGGGCTTCCTCGCCGAACAAGGACTTTAAGAGCCTTCCGGAGCCAGAGGCTTGGAAACCGGTGCGGGGAGCCTTTGACAAGCAGACAGCCGAGTGCACTCCAGACTTTAGGGCTGAAATGGTTGGTGAGGCAATTGAGACGGCACATTCCAAATCATCCAAGGTGGCTGCCGTCGCTGGATACTTGTGCACTGGCGCGTTAGGCTATGCTGTTGTAAACTCTTTGGGAGTTTCAGCCTGGGCTCAGCTTTCTGTGGCTTACATGAAAACTACGGTTATGGCAAGGGACGGAGAGTCAGAGGGCTTTGGTGCAGCCCAGCAATACTCTAGGAAAGTGAAAGAGCTTAATCCAGCGGCTTTGGCTGAGGATGCTGCGGACAAGGCTGTGAGAAGCCTCCACCCTGTAAAGATCGAGCCCGGTGAATACGAGGTTGTTCTATCGCCTTTAGCGGTGGCTGTAATTCTGGAATACATGGGTTACGTGGGCTTTTCAGCCAGATCCTATCAAGATGGACAATCCTTTGTCAAGTTTTTTGCTAACCAGCAGGTCTTCGATGGCAAACTCAGCGTGGTTGATAACGCCAGAAACCCGAAGACCCTCTATGCAGTGCCTGTTGACGGTGAGGGTGTTCCAAAGAAGCCTCTGGGGCTCATAGTGAACGGTGTGGTTTCAGAGAAGAGCGTATGCCACAACTCCTTCACCGCTGGCAAGGAGGGAAAGAAAAGCACGGGGCATGCGCTTCCACCGCTGGGCGACTTCTATGGCGAAATGCCCCTGCCCTACAACATGATAATGAAGCCCGGGGACGCCGCCTTAGAGGAGGCAATCGCCGACACGAAACATGGAATATTCGTCAACACGTTCCACTATGTCAACCCGGTTGAGCCAACAAAACTCGTGTTAACCGGGCTAACAAGAGACGGAACATTCCTTATCGAAAATGGCGAAATAACAAAGCCTATCGTCAACATGCGCTTCACAGACAGTATGCTCTCAGCCCTGAAGGAAATCCCAATGATTGGAAAAGAACTCTTAACCCTTGAAACAGCAACCGTGCCAATGGTTAAACTGAAAAAACTACGCTTCGTAGGTATATCAGCCTACTAG